TGTTGGACCGCCTCGATGCGCACCAGGCCCTGGTCGCCCTCGAAGACGAGCAGGGACTTGCCGAGGATGGCGTGCGGTCCGGCCCCGGTCTCGAAAAAGCGGTAGTACCACTTTTCTTTGGTGGGGCCGACATCGACGGTGACGGCCGTGGCGCTGCTTTCGACGACATCGCTTTCGATCTCTGGCCCGGGTGCGTTGGCGCGGGCGGCTTCGGCGATCAGGTCAGCGCCGGCCTGGGCCGCGGCGCGCAGGATCGGGCGGGTGGAGACGCCAGCGCGACGAAGAGCAGAGAGCGCTTCGTCAAGGCCGTCGATGGTGATGTCGAGGGTGGACATGGGAGATTAGTTACTGGCGATTGGGGCTGTCAGAGCGCACGTGTGCGACTTGTAGCGGGCCCCGTCCCTGTTCGTCCGTGTTCGTCCTTTGGGTCTGCTGGTGGCCATCGACGATGGCGACTATGGAACCAAGAACGGCCAAAGTCGTTATTACGAAAATAAGATCAGGGAGCGGGAGCGGTGAGGGTAAGGGTAAGGCTGGTTTTGAGCGGGTCGGCCAGAACAGCATCGATGTCGTATTCGCTGCTGTCGTATTGGATGCGCATGTCAGTGCTGACATCGGCGCGGTAGCGAAGGGTGGCGCGGGCCACGATTTCGGCGGTGAGTTGTTTGGCGGCGAGTTGTTCTTCGCCTCGGAGGGCTTCGATGCGGCCCCAGACGGTGGCCAGGGTCGCCCAGGTGATGATTTCTTCGCCCACTTCGTTACGGCTGATGGTGGGCTGGCGAATGGCCAGGCGATGGCGAAGACGGCCGGCTTGCATGGTCAGAAGGTGCGGGCGTGGTCGATGTTGAGGAGGGCCTTCACGCCGAGGGGGAGTTCTTTGGGGATGGCGCCGGTGGCGAGAATGGCTTCACGGTTTTCGTACCAATGGCCAACCAGGAGCTTCAGGGCT
Above is a window of Caldilineales bacterium DNA encoding:
- a CDS encoding phage head closure protein, encoding MQAGRLRHRLAIRQPTISRNEVGEEIITWATLATVWGRIEALRGEEQLAAKQLTAEIVARATLRYRADVSTDMRIQYDSSEYDIDAVLADPLKTSLTLTLTAPAP